A single window of Longimicrobium sp. DNA harbors:
- a CDS encoding ribbon-helix-helix protein, CopG family, with product MGAPLTIRLDDALERTLDEYCRESGQNRSDVVRDALRRQLTILRVRQLRREMMADAAAQGYLTDEDVFRDVS from the coding sequence ATGGGAGCCCCGCTGACGATCCGCCTGGACGACGCTCTGGAGCGTACCCTCGACGAGTACTGCCGGGAGAGCGGTCAGAACCGCAGTGACGTCGTCCGCGACGCGCTGCGGCGGCAACTCACGATCTTGAGGGTCCGGCAACTCCGCAGAGAAATGATGGCCGACGCTGCGGCGCAGGGTTATCTGACGGACGAAGATGTCTTCCGCGACGTCTCGTGA
- a CDS encoding HAD family acid phosphatase — MKKPKAVVWDLDGTLSDDRARAHFVEVEQGKKRDWRSYFDAIDEDPPIAASMEVLRALHRAGLRIVFLTGRPEYTRRKTERWLKANGLTEYDRLLMRPPGDFRPSGPFKVEVIEALRREYELVCAFEDRIDVADALREAALPVFLYGAGMEAAAEALEALDAGQDELVERREEREEEEARQRPQRPAARKPARPSRAKATPAKKATERGKRRAAKATREKKPERKSD, encoded by the coding sequence GTGAAGAAGCCGAAGGCCGTCGTCTGGGACCTGGACGGCACGCTCTCCGACGACCGGGCGCGCGCGCACTTCGTGGAGGTGGAGCAGGGGAAGAAGCGCGACTGGAGGTCGTACTTCGACGCCATCGACGAAGACCCGCCGATCGCCGCGTCGATGGAGGTGCTGCGCGCGCTGCACCGGGCGGGGCTGCGCATCGTCTTCCTCACCGGGCGGCCCGAGTACACGCGCCGAAAGACGGAGCGGTGGCTGAAGGCGAACGGCCTCACCGAGTACGACCGCCTGCTGATGCGCCCGCCCGGCGACTTCCGCCCGTCGGGGCCGTTCAAGGTGGAGGTGATCGAGGCGCTCAGGCGCGAGTACGAGCTGGTGTGCGCCTTCGAGGACCGCATCGACGTGGCCGACGCCCTGCGCGAGGCCGCCCTGCCGGTGTTCCTCTACGGCGCCGGGATGGAGGCCGCCGCCGAGGCGCTGGAGGCGCTCGACGCCGGGCAGGACGAGCTGGTGGAGCGCCGCGAGGAGCGCGAGGAAGAGGAGGCGCGGCAGCGTCCGCAGCGCCCCGCCGCCCGCAAGCCCGCCCGCCCCTCGCGCGCGAAGGCCACGCCCGCGAAGAAGGCCACCGAGCGCGGGAAGCGGCGCGCGGCGAAGGCCACGCGGGAGAAGAAGCCGGAGCGGAAGAGCGACTAG
- a CDS encoding M15 family metallopeptidase, with the protein MSSRGAMVAVLPLLLAACAAAAQQAPAECTVQPGEELVDVRQVDPTIRVDVRYATPHNFTGQRLPGYDARVALLRPEAAAALARVQRRLREEGLGLKVFDAYRPVRATLAMVDWAERTGNRWVLDQGYVARESGHNRGNTVDLTLVRLGSGREVPMGTPFDTFSEAAHTANATGQVRENRMKLVRAMEAEGFVNYDKEWWHFRLPGDARPLDHPLGCYR; encoded by the coding sequence ATGAGTTCTAGAGGCGCGATGGTGGCCGTGCTCCCGCTGCTGCTGGCGGCGTGCGCGGCCGCGGCGCAGCAGGCCCCCGCGGAGTGCACCGTCCAGCCGGGCGAGGAGCTGGTGGACGTGCGCCAGGTGGACCCCACCATCCGCGTGGACGTGCGCTACGCCACCCCGCACAACTTCACCGGGCAGCGGCTGCCGGGGTACGACGCCCGCGTCGCCCTGCTGCGCCCCGAGGCGGCCGCGGCGCTGGCGCGAGTGCAGCGGCGCCTGCGCGAGGAGGGGCTGGGGCTCAAGGTGTTCGACGCCTACCGCCCCGTGCGGGCGACGCTCGCCATGGTCGACTGGGCGGAGCGCACCGGCAACCGCTGGGTGCTGGACCAGGGGTACGTGGCGCGCGAGAGCGGCCACAACCGCGGCAACACGGTGGACCTCACGCTCGTGCGGCTGGGCAGCGGCCGGGAAGTGCCGATGGGCACGCCCTTCGACACCTTCTCCGAGGCGGCGCACACCGCCAACGCCACCGGCCAGGTGCGGGAGAACCGCATGAAGCTGGTGCGGGCGATGGAGGCCGAGGGCTTCGTCAACTACGACAAGGAGTGGTGGCACTTCCGCCTCCCCGGCGACGCCCGGCCGCTCGACCACCCGCTGGGGTGCTACCGCTAG
- a CDS encoding DUF983 domain-containing protein translates to MNDASRRPVLPSLWLRAARAMRLRCPLCGGGPLLKSWFRLAPECPRCGLHPERGEHDFFLGAMMFNLVIPEGFLALLLVGLMIATWPDVPWSFIQWGGLALMAAGPFLFYPFSKTLWLAFDLMLHPPSPEELARARGGG, encoded by the coding sequence ATGAACGATGCTTCGAGGCGCCCCGTGCTGCCGTCCCTGTGGCTGCGGGCGGCGAGGGCGATGCGGCTGCGCTGCCCGCTCTGCGGCGGCGGCCCGCTGCTCAAGTCGTGGTTCCGCCTGGCGCCGGAGTGCCCCCGCTGCGGGCTGCACCCCGAGCGCGGCGAGCACGACTTCTTCCTGGGCGCCATGATGTTCAACCTGGTGATCCCCGAGGGCTTCCTGGCGCTGCTGCTGGTGGGGCTGATGATCGCCACCTGGCCGGACGTGCCCTGGAGCTTCATCCAGTGGGGCGGCCTGGCCCTGATGGCGGCGGGGCCGTTCCTCTTCTACCCCTTCTCGAAGACGCTCTGGCTGGCCTTTGACCTCATGCTCCACCCGCCGAGCCCCGAGGAGCTGGCGCGTGCCCGCGGTGGCGGTTAA
- a CDS encoding SIS domain-containing protein — translation MPDRPTTDPLGLIHGALDESARVTLALRDLAPGVLRVATRIADAFRAGGRLYACGNGGSACDAMHLVEELVARYKRERPGLPAHHLLDAPTLTCWSNDYDFATAFSRQVETLVRAGDVLVAISTSGSSPNVVAAVEAANARGALTVGLLGRGGGRLAALCVEPLVVPSDDTERVQEAHITLIHLLCELVERTLFPSAVTPG, via the coding sequence GTGCCCGACCGCCCGACCACCGACCCGCTCGGCCTGATCCACGGCGCGCTGGACGAGAGCGCGCGCGTCACCCTCGCCCTGCGCGACCTGGCGCCCGGCGTGCTGCGGGTGGCCACGCGCATCGCCGATGCCTTCCGCGCGGGCGGGCGGCTGTACGCGTGCGGCAACGGCGGCTCGGCGTGCGACGCCATGCACCTGGTGGAGGAGCTGGTGGCGCGCTACAAGCGCGAGCGCCCCGGGCTGCCGGCGCACCACCTGCTGGACGCGCCCACGCTCACCTGCTGGAGCAACGACTACGACTTCGCCACGGCCTTCAGCCGCCAGGTGGAGACGCTGGTGCGCGCGGGCGACGTGCTGGTGGCCATCAGCACCAGCGGCAGCTCGCCGAACGTGGTGGCCGCCGTGGAGGCCGCCAACGCGCGCGGCGCGCTCACCGTGGGGCTGCTGGGCCGGGGCGGCGGGCGGCTGGCGGCGCTCTGCGTGGAGCCGCTGGTGGTGCCCTCCGACGACACCGAGCGCGTCCAGGAGGCGCACATCACGCTCATCCACCTGCTGTGCGAGCTGGTGGAGCGCACCCTGTTCCCCTCCGCCGTCACGCCCGGCTGA
- a CDS encoding MBL fold metallo-hydrolase gives MPVLHLLGTGAALSDASRTTTMLAFEHQGHTLVVDCGGDVVQRLLIAGVDLDSIEAMIVTHEHADHVGGFPLFMEKIWLAGRRRPIPVYGIEAALAQARRAWEAFDTHDWRGVPRIEWHRFAHEAGAEVLSNGRWRVTAAPGIHPVPVVGLRVEADGGTVAYSCDTDRAAAIAELARGADLLVHEAMRERLEGVHTSYADAARVAREAGVKRLVLVHLPPGVGEADLAEARSIFADTELGTDGGRYEF, from the coding sequence ATGCCCGTCCTGCACCTGCTGGGCACCGGGGCCGCCCTGAGCGACGCGAGCCGCACCACCACCATGCTCGCCTTCGAGCACCAGGGGCACACGCTGGTGGTGGACTGCGGCGGCGACGTGGTGCAGCGCCTGCTGATCGCCGGCGTGGACCTCGACTCGATCGAGGCGATGATCGTCACCCACGAGCACGCCGACCACGTGGGCGGCTTTCCGCTCTTCATGGAGAAGATCTGGCTGGCCGGCCGCCGCCGCCCGATCCCCGTGTACGGGATCGAGGCGGCGCTCGCGCAGGCGCGGCGCGCGTGGGAGGCGTTCGACACGCACGACTGGAGGGGCGTCCCCAGGATCGAGTGGCACCGCTTCGCGCACGAGGCCGGCGCCGAGGTGCTCAGCAACGGGCGCTGGCGCGTGACCGCCGCGCCGGGGATCCACCCCGTCCCCGTGGTGGGGCTCCGGGTGGAGGCCGACGGGGGGACGGTGGCCTACTCGTGCGACACCGACCGCGCCGCGGCCATCGCCGAGCTGGCGCGCGGGGCCGACCTCCTGGTGCACGAGGCGATGCGGGAGCGGCTCGAGGGGGTGCACACCAGCTACGCCGACGCGGCCCGGGTGGCACGCGAGGCGGGAGTGAAGCGCCTGGTGCTGGTGCACCTGCCGCCGGGGGTGGGCGAGGCCGACCTGGCGGAGGCGCGCTCGATCTTCGCCGACACGGAGCTGGGGACCGACGGAGGGCGCTATGAGTTCTAG
- a CDS encoding putative toxin-antitoxin system toxin component, PIN family produces the protein MRVFLDTNVILSGFATRGLCFDVLELVLAHLDFEFVTGEVILDEVARVAARKFKSSPHRVQRLLEILSEYHVEPLPVSLPLVDIRDKSDLPVLASALAAGADVLVTGDKDLLELREKVPGLEILDPRTFWTKYRAD, from the coding sequence GTGAGAGTTTTCCTGGATACGAACGTTATCCTGAGCGGTTTTGCGACTCGGGGGCTGTGCTTCGATGTGCTGGAGCTCGTCCTCGCTCACCTGGACTTCGAATTCGTGACGGGCGAGGTAATTCTCGATGAAGTCGCGCGTGTGGCTGCGAGGAAGTTCAAATCCTCTCCGCACAGAGTCCAGCGTCTGTTGGAGATTCTCTCAGAGTACCACGTTGAACCACTTCCGGTGTCGCTTCCGTTGGTGGACATACGCGACAAGAGTGATTTGCCCGTGCTGGCCTCGGCACTCGCGGCTGGGGCCGACGTCCTCGTGACGGGTGACAAGGATCTCCTTGAGTTACGGGAGAAGGTCCCCGGCCTGGAGATCCTCGATCCGCGCACCTTCTGGACGAAGTATCGCGCGGATTGA
- a CDS encoding SDR family oxidoreductase, giving the protein MAVDLRGRTAIVTGSSKGIGFSIAEALAGAGANVVVSARKPAEVTEAARRLESAGAGKVLGIPCDVGKLDDVRRLVEVTVRELGGLDVLVNNAGIGDFAPVDEMTPERWDAVIDTNLSGVFYCCHEAIPHLKKSGDAWIINIASLAGKNPMANGAAYNASKFGLVGFSEALMLDVRHHGIRVNYIMPGSVATYFNQHTPGEADAWKIQPEDIAQVVLDLLALPSRSLVSRVEIRPTRPPRR; this is encoded by the coding sequence ATGGCGGTGGATCTGCGGGGCAGGACGGCAATCGTGACGGGGAGCAGCAAGGGGATCGGCTTCTCCATCGCCGAGGCGCTGGCGGGGGCCGGCGCCAACGTGGTGGTCTCGGCGCGCAAGCCGGCCGAGGTCACCGAGGCGGCCCGGCGGCTGGAGAGCGCGGGCGCCGGCAAGGTGCTGGGCATCCCCTGCGACGTGGGGAAGCTGGACGACGTGCGCCGGCTGGTGGAGGTCACCGTGCGCGAGCTGGGCGGGCTGGACGTGCTGGTGAACAACGCCGGGATCGGCGACTTCGCCCCGGTGGACGAGATGACGCCCGAGCGCTGGGACGCGGTGATCGACACCAACCTGAGCGGCGTCTTCTACTGCTGCCACGAGGCCATCCCGCACCTGAAGAAGAGCGGCGACGCCTGGATCATCAACATCGCCTCGCTGGCGGGGAAGAACCCCATGGCGAACGGGGCGGCCTACAACGCCAGCAAGTTCGGCCTGGTGGGCTTCAGCGAGGCGCTGATGCTGGACGTGCGGCACCACGGCATCCGCGTCAACTACATCATGCCCGGCAGCGTGGCCACCTACTTCAACCAGCACACCCCCGGCGAGGCCGACGCCTGGAAGATCCAGCCCGAAGACATCGCCCAGGTGGTGCTGGACCTGCTGGCACTCCCCTCGCGGTCGCTGGTGTCGCGCGTGGAGATCCGCCCCACGCGCCCGCCCAGGCGGTGA